The Streptomyces puniciscabiei genomic interval ACCGTCACGCCGATCCTCGGCCCCCGGCTGACGGGCGGCGCCTTCGCCGTCGTACCGGACACCGACGGCGGCGCCTACGACGGGGACCCGGTGTACGACCGCGCGGTCGGCCCGATGCAGTTCATCCCGTCGACCTGGGCCCACTGGGGCACGGACGGCAACGGCGACGGGCGCGCCGACCCGGGCAACGTCTACGACGCCGCTCTCGCCGCCGGCCGCTACCTGTGCGCCGGTGGCCGGGACCTGTCGGACCCCGCCGACCTGGACCGGGCGATCCTCGGCTACAACCACTCGGACGCCTATCTGCGCACGGTGAAGGCCTGGTACGCGTACTACCTGACCGGACACCGCGTGGTGCCGGACGCCGCCGGGGGGTCCCGGGCGGATCTCCCGAAGTCCTCCCGCGCGAAGGCCCCGAAGAACACCGAGTCCTCGTCGCCGAAGCCGACGGGCAGCCGTGAGCCGGCTCCTGGGCCGTCGCGTACACCGCCGGCGCCGGCCCCCTCCCCGACCCCCACGCCGTCCCGTACGGCCGCCGCCCCCACAAGGCCCGCGACGCCGGTGATTCCCGTCCCCGAACCGACCCTCACCCTGCCCGGCGGCGGAGCGCTCCCCGGCGCGGGGCCGCTGACCACGGGCAACAGCTAGAACACGATGGGAGTCTCCCTCTCCACAACCGCGGATACTCGGCGGTAATGTCGCCACCCGCCGGAAGCACGGGACCGGCGGGTGAGTGCGAAGGGGCCCTCATGGCGACGGACATGCCTGCGGACACGGAAGCCGCCGACGCGCGTTGGCGGCGCATGTGGAGCCACCGCGAGCAGCTGCTCAAGGTGGCCCGGCGGCGCTCGATGAGTCAGGAGGACGCCGAGGACGCCGTACACGAGGCCATGCTGCGGGCCGCGGAGCGCCCGGACCTCGACGACGAGCGGCTCGGCGCCTGGCTGACGACGGTGACGATGCGGCTGTGCGTCGACCGGTACCGGCAGGTCAACCGCGAGGCCGAGGTGGGCCGCCGCCCCACGCTCGTCGCGCCGGGCCCGGTGCCCGTCGAGGAGGCGGTGTGCGACCGGGCCGAGGCGAGATGGCTCGCCGTCCGCAGCGGGGAGCTGCCCGCCCGGCAGGCGGAGGCGCTCCGGCTGAAGTCCGAGGACCTGGACGTCGGCCAGGTCGCCGTGCGGATGGGGCTCAGCTACCGGACCGTCGAGTCGCTGCTCGCCCGGGCCCGGCGGACGCTGCGCGCCTCGCTGGCCGGCACGCTCGGGCTGGTCCTGTTCCTCGTCGGGCGCGGGCGTCCGCGCGGGGGCGGCAAGGTGCAGGCCGTGGCGGTCACCTCGACGGCGGCGACCCTGGCGGTGGCCGGGTTCGTGCTGCCGCAGGTGCTCGGCGGGGGCGGTGGCGCGACCGCTCCGGCGCCGCACCCGGCACAGTCCCGTGGCGTGGCGCAGGTGCTCCGCAACGACACCACGGAGCCGGTGCCTGTTCCGCGCACGCGCAGGGCGTCGGCGGCCCCGGCACGGACGACGGCCCGGCCGTCCGCCGGCGAGTCCGCCGCGCCTCTCTCCGTGCCGCCCCTGCCGAAGGTCCCGACGCCTCCGCTTCCTCAGCTGCCGGTGAAGACCTCGGTGCCGTCGGTGCCGAAGGTGCCGCACCTGCCCTCGGCGCCGGCGCTGCCCTCGCCCCCCTCGGCTCCCCCGCTCCCGTCCGCCTCCCTCCCCGTACCGACCGCGAGCGTGCCCTCCCCGAAGCTGCCGTAGCACGCCGGGAACACGTCTCGAACGCGCCGGAAAAAAATTCGCGGTCGCCGCGACGGACGTCCCGCCCGTCCCCGTAGAGCAGATGTCGGAGCTGCTCCACGGGCGAAGGGTGGGACCGGATGGGTGTCGAGATCTGTGTGGAAGGGCTGACCAAGTCCTTCGGCCACCAGGTCATCTGGCAGGACGTCTCGCTGACGCTGCCCGCCGGCGAGGTCTCGGTGATGCTCGGCCCCTCGGGGACGGGCAAGTCGGTGTTCCTCAAGACGCTCGTCGGGCTGCTCAAGCCGGAGCGCGGCTCGATCACGATCCAGGGCCGGGACATCACCAGGCTCCGCGAACACGACCTGTACGAGGTGCGCAAGCTGTTCGGGGTGCTGTTCCAGGACGGCGCGCTGTTCGGCTCGATGGACCTGTACGACAACATCGCCTTCCCGCTGCGCGAGCACACCCGTAAGTCCGAGAGCGAGATCCGGCGGATCGTCCTCGAGAAGATGGACATGGTCGGGCTGATCGGCGCCGAGCGGAAGCTTCCCGGCGAGATCTCCGGCGGTATGCGCAAGCGGGCCGGGCTCGCCCGCGCCCTGGTCCTCGACCCGGAGATCATCCTGTTCGACGAGCCGGACTCGGGCCTGGACCCGGTCCGCGTGGCCTACCTCAACCAGCTCATCGTCGACCTCAACGCACAGATCGACGCGACCTTCCTGATCGTCACCCACGACATCGCCTCGGCCCGCCAGGTGCCCGACAACATCGGGCTGCTGTTCCGGCGCGAGCTGGTGCTGTTCGGGCCCCGCGAGGAGCTGCTGACCAGCGACGAGCCGGTCGTACGGCAGTTCCTGAACGGCCGGATGCAGGGGCCGATCGGCATGGCGGAGGAGAAGGACGCCGCCCAGGTCGAGCAGGAGCTGGCCCAGATCGACGACGGCGGCTCGGTCCAGGGCCTCACGCCGCGCCTGCTGCCGAGCCCCGGCATCAGCCGCCCGCCCCGCTGGGAGGCGATCGCGAGACGCGAGGCCGAGCTGCACGGGACGGGGGTGACGAGCGCATGAGCCTCTCCCCGACCGGTGCGCTCAGGCACTCGGGCAACCTGTTCGCGATGGCGCTGGACGTCGTGCGGACGCTGCCCCGACGGCCCTTCCAGGCACGGGAGTTCATCCAGCAGGCGTGGTTCGTGGCGAGCGTGACGATCCTGCCGACGGCGCTCGTCTCGATCCCCTTCGGTGCGGTCATCGCGCTGCAGATCGGCAGTCTGACCCGGCAGCTGGGCGCGCAGTCCTTCTCCGGTGCCGCGTCCGTGCTCGCCGTGCTGCGCGAGGCCTCCCCGATCGTCACCGCGCTGCTGATCGCGGGCGCCGGCGGCACGGCGATCTGCGCGGACCTCGGGGCGCGCAAGATCCGGGACGAGATCGACGCGATGCAGGTGCTCGGCATCGATCCGATCCACCGGCTCGTCGTACCCCGCGTGCTGGCGTCGATGGTCGTGGCCGTCCTCCTCAACGGACTCGTCTCGGTGGTCGGCGTCGCGGGCGGCTATTTCTTCAACGTCATCCTCCAGCACGGCACGCCCGGCGCCTACCTGGCGTCCTTCACCACCCTCGCCCAGCTGTCCGA includes:
- a CDS encoding lytic transglycosylase domain-containing protein: MAALTASQAPGAVSAGAAEPARQAAPAGHVPSVSGDTPYRTELPPLRTRRKGPAPAVTGGALPATVFDAYRRAEEELARTAPGCRLRWQLLAAIGQVESGQAWGGRVTPDGTTVTPILGPRLTGGAFAVVPDTDGGAYDGDPVYDRAVGPMQFIPSTWAHWGTDGNGDGRADPGNVYDAALAAGRYLCAGGRDLSDPADLDRAILGYNHSDAYLRTVKAWYAYYLTGHRVVPDAAGGSRADLPKSSRAKAPKNTESSSPKPTGSREPAPGPSRTPPAPAPSPTPTPSRTAAAPTRPATPVIPVPEPTLTLPGGGALPGAGPLTTGNS
- a CDS encoding RNA polymerase sigma factor → MATDMPADTEAADARWRRMWSHREQLLKVARRRSMSQEDAEDAVHEAMLRAAERPDLDDERLGAWLTTVTMRLCVDRYRQVNREAEVGRRPTLVAPGPVPVEEAVCDRAEARWLAVRSGELPARQAEALRLKSEDLDVGQVAVRMGLSYRTVESLLARARRTLRASLAGTLGLVLFLVGRGRPRGGGKVQAVAVTSTAATLAVAGFVLPQVLGGGGGATAPAPHPAQSRGVAQVLRNDTTEPVPVPRTRRASAAPARTTARPSAGESAAPLSVPPLPKVPTPPLPQLPVKTSVPSVPKVPHLPSAPALPSPPSAPPLPSASLPVPTASVPSPKLP
- a CDS encoding ABC transporter ATP-binding protein; this translates as MGVEICVEGLTKSFGHQVIWQDVSLTLPAGEVSVMLGPSGTGKSVFLKTLVGLLKPERGSITIQGRDITRLREHDLYEVRKLFGVLFQDGALFGSMDLYDNIAFPLREHTRKSESEIRRIVLEKMDMVGLIGAERKLPGEISGGMRKRAGLARALVLDPEIILFDEPDSGLDPVRVAYLNQLIVDLNAQIDATFLIVTHDIASARQVPDNIGLLFRRELVLFGPREELLTSDEPVVRQFLNGRMQGPIGMAEEKDAAQVEQELAQIDDGGSVQGLTPRLLPSPGISRPPRWEAIARREAELHGTGVTSA
- a CDS encoding MlaE family ABC transporter permease; this translates as MSLSPTGALRHSGNLFAMALDVVRTLPRRPFQAREFIQQAWFVASVTILPTALVSIPFGAVIALQIGSLTRQLGAQSFSGAASVLAVLREASPIVTALLIAGAGGTAICADLGARKIRDEIDAMQVLGIDPIHRLVVPRVLASMVVAVLLNGLVSVVGVAGGYFFNVILQHGTPGAYLASFTTLAQLSDLWAAEIKALVFGAIAAIVASYKGLTAKGGPKGVGDAVNQSVVITFMLLFVTNFVMTAVYFQVVPQRG